The stretch of DNA GCCGTAGCTTAGGTCCCCGCCTTCATAGCCGGTTTCCGGTAGATTGCGTTCCCAACTCTCAAACCGCCAGTGGACGAACCCTGTCTCACCGAACACACAGACGCGTTTGTGTCTATTGTTTGAGGTATCGGGTAGCACACGGGGTGCCATTTCTGGACCGAATGCGACTGAAGCTTGCACGCCGTTTGCGTAAGTGACGAGTGCTGTAGCATTTGCAGGCGAAGGTTGCGCCGAATCGAGTTGGCCGGCTCCGGAGATTTGCCCCTGCACCTTCACCGGACGCGAATTATCAATGTAAGAGGACACGAGTTGTAGGACGTGTGGTGCCTGATCGACGGGTGGGTTGCGTGCGCTTGCTTCTATAAATTTAATCGCTCCGATTTTTCCTTCGGCGACATCTTGTTTGAGTGTGAGGTTCTGTGGGTGGAAATTGAGTTGTGTGTTAACGACGAACTTCGTTTTCGTGCGTTCGGCGAGTTCAGAGATCTGCCGCCAGTCTTCACTCTCGACAGCAATCGGTTTTTCGACGATAGCTGCAGGCACGCCGTGTTCAGAGGCTTGATTCATGAGTGGATAACGAATGCGTTCGTTGCTGCCTCGTAGGACGGGTGCGGTAACGATGTGTAGTAGATCCGGTTTTTCTTTTGATAGCATTTCGTCGAGGTCGGTATAACGGGCATCAATCCCGAATTCATCGCCGAAGTCGTTGAGCAGGTCTTCCTTCATATCGCAGATCGCAGCGAGTTTACCGCCCTTGACGTGTTGATAGGCGCGAGCGTGCCCGCGTGCACGTCCCCGACACCCCAAAATCGCGCTTTTGTACATAGTTTTCTCCTTTATACCTATAGATGCAGATAATACAATTATATGTCGGATGCGGTTTTAAAGCAACGGTTTTCACAAAATTCTGGTTCAAAGAAGAATGGAAATGTGGTATGATATTCTCCAAAAGCGGAAACAGACAACAGGAGGCGGGAGATGCGACGTTACCTCTTTATCTTACCAGCAATTTTCGCGGTTACAATCGTTTTAGGATGTCAGTCCAAAGTATTGCAGATGATTTTTGAACCGCAGGAGCTTTACAACTACGCTGTCACGGAAGGCGTTACCTGTACTTCACCGGAGATGATAGACGGTGATGTCCAGACGAAAGGATATGCGGATGGCAGATGGATTCACCTAAACTTACCAACGCAAAAGGCGATTCATCGGATCGCGATCCGCGGGACTAACATCATAAACTGTATGATATACGAGAAATTGGAGGGTGAAGGACATTGGCGCGCAATTCTGCAGGTTCAGAACAACGACAGTCCAGTCATTGAGGCACGCGTCAGTGGTGTTGTGACGGATACAATCCGTATCTACATCAGCGGGACTACTGAAGATAAAAAGAAAGCGGGTGAGTGGGATCCAAGGCGTGGCGGAATTGTGGCGTATACAGTGTTGGGTAAAGCCTTCATACACGAACTTGAAGTTTACGGGTTCGTCTCAAAGGAGAAACCTGAAGCCGTCCCATAGCAACTAATGTGTGAGGCATGTAGTAATGAAACGTTTGATTTTTGAAGATTTATACAGTTGGAGCGTCTTTAGTCCAGAACGGCAGGTAGACTTTAACGGGCATTTGTGGGTGCGTCCTGACGGAAATATCCTTATAGATCCGGTTGCAATGTCAGATGCCGATCAGGAACACCTGACAGCACTCGGTGGCGTGAGGTCGATTGTGCTGACGAATGCCGATCATGAACGCGAAGCCGCTGCGCTTCGGGAGCAGACGGGTGCCGACGTGATTGTGCATGAAGCGGATGCTGACGCGCTGAGCATCAGACCCACAAGGACCGTGCAGGATCGAGAGGCGATTGTCCCTGGCTTACATGCTGTCCATCTCGGTTATGGAAAAAGCCCAGGCGAAATCGCACTCTACTTTCCAGAGAAGGGGACCGTTCTGTTCGGCGATCTGGTGGTAGGCGCGCCGATGGGCGCGTTGACGCTACTCGCCGATGAAAAATTAGCTGATCCGCCTAAGGCAGCACTCGAATTGCGTAAGATTTTGGGGCTCCGCTTTAACACGATTCTCGTTGGCGATGGACACTCCATCTTTAAAGATGCCCGACAACACCTCGTTGACTGCCTCCAAGCGCGCCGCGACATCTACATCAATCGTATCCATATTGATGAAGTAGAGTGGCAGTATAAAAATGCCCCACATCCTTATGATTTTGAGGACAAGGACATTGATCCGCTCATCGGTGGCAAGAATTTAGGGTATCGCGTGATCCGTCTCCTACCCGGTAAGATGAGTTTCCCGATGCATTTTCACAATTTCGGCGAAGAGATGTGCTATGTGATGGAAGGAGCTTGCACGCTGAAAACCCCACGCGGCGATGCGGAAGTGCGGGAGGGAGATTTCATTGCGTTTCCGCCCGGCACAATCGGCGCGCATAAGTTTGTGAATAATAGTGATGCCCCAGTCGTGTTATTTATACTCGGAACCACTACACCTCACGATGTAAGCGAATATCCAGATTCTAACAAGGTGTTGCCTTATGTCGTCGGAAAGATTTACCGTAAGGATCCAAGTCTCAGTTACTGGGATGGCGAGGTTTAATAACAGGAGGAACAGATGGATAACGAACTCATGAGCAATGAAGAGAATTACGCTTTTGATGTGGCGGGCTACCTACACGTTCCGGGTGTTCTCACTCAGGAAGAGGTGGCAGCACTGAACGAGGCGTTAGATGCTGTTGCGGACAGTGAGATGCTCTTAGGCGGTCTACATCGTGAATTGTTCCGCGACCTACTCGTACACCCTAAAGTGGTGTGGTATCTCAACCAGATCGTCGGACACGGTTTTCGACTCGATCAAGCCCCGCGACTGCTGGGAAATCGAGAAGGCGAAGTCGGGATGACCCTCTTCGGTGGCGATGAGCCGAGAAATCCGTCCCAAGCCTATTTTCTACAAAACGGTCAGCGAAGTTCCCAAGGTGTGAGAGCGATCTGGGTGCTGGATGATGTTGCAGAAGAAGACGGTGGATTGGTTGTCGTGCAGGCGAGCCACAAGAGCAATGTTGAAACCCCGCGCGACTTGACGACCGGTGTTGATGATATGGGGTTAGTGATACAACCCGAACTCAAGGCAGGCGATCTGTTTTTAGTCGCATCCGCTACGCTCCAAGGCGTTCGACCGTGGAAAAATGGATCGAAAAAGTTGTTAACTTACTGGTATGCCGGACGTGCAGCAATTCAGTCGAATCCCGATGGACCCAACGCAGAAACCGAGGCTTTGCCGAGATGGGCTGACGAAGCAACGCCTGCGCAAAAAGCGGTCATGTATGTCCCTGGGTTTAAGGGGTCAAGCCCGTCGCCGGTGCTAAATACAGATGGTGAGGAGACGTGGGTCGAGGAAGGGACATCCGTCATTCATCCATCGATTTATACCCGCGACCCGATTTCAGGGATTGATGAAAAAGAGTTTTATTTCTGGGATCTGAACGGGTATCTCGTGATTCGCGGTGTGATGGATGAGGAGTGGTTGGCAGCTGCCAATGAGGCGGTGGATAAATTCCAAGATCGCATCGTCGTTGGTAGCGAACTGGCGCGGGGTTCGATCAGTCAAGCCGGGACAGGACGGCCGCTCCTACCGGGTTTGTTAGACCTACCCGATCCGTATAACGAACCGTTTCGGCGGATGATTGCACATCCGGCTGTCGTGCATCGCCTCAATTGGATGGGCGGTAGCGGCTATCGCACAGGGGGTGCGACGGTGTTCTGTGCTGTTCAAGGCACATCGGGGCACTCACTCCACGATGGAAATGAGCCGATGAGTCCATCGCGCGGTTATTATTTTAAGAACGGACGGAGTTATTGCGAGACCGTCACCATTACATGGCAATTGCGTGATGTCGAGCCAGAACTCGGCGGTTTCGCATGTGTGCCGGGATCTCACAAGACCCAGTATCCATCGCCCCGCGGGATTCGGACGTGTGATGACACGATGGGGTTGGTGGTGCAGCCGGTTATGAAAGCCGGGGATGTTCTCTTCTTTATGGACGGCGGTTGCACACACGGTGCCTTAGCGTGGAAGAATCCAATCCCGAGACGCGGCGTCCTGATTAAGTATCAGTCGAAAAATTCCAATTGGGGTGGCGGTGTGATTGACCCACAAGATCGGTGGGGCGATATGGTTGAAGATATGACGGAGGCACAATTCGCTGTCATGCGGGGACCCGAACGCGATGGTCGCCACCGCACTGTACCCCGACTCGTTGTGCATGATGGACAGGTATCCGTTTCGTACGATCCGGATGGCGATAGCTATTCGTCGAAGTATCGCAAACCCGGTGAAAAGCGGGAATAATGGTTATTTCTCACCTACCGTTCCCGGACCAAATCCGAGAACGGTAGGTGATAGCATAGATAAGTAAACGATTGTGTTTCGCACCGGATTCTACCAGCGGAATCCGTCATTTATCATTACCGACTTTTAAGTCGCCCCAGGTCACTGCCAATTTGTCTGAAGGTTCGACAGCGAGTATACCGAGTGTCTCCTCCAAGCCGTCGTTCATGATGGCGTTGATGTCTTCTTCTTCCAAAGCGACGCTAAAAATCGCAGCCTCGTCGATAAGACCGTTTACTGGCTGAATGCCGGTTGGGTAATTGGTTCCAATGACTACAGGGGCGTTCGTGTCGGCAATGTCCGCAGAAAAGACCCGCGTGCCAGAAAGCACGCCGTCAACGTAAATCTGTGCTTCTTCGCCGGTATAGACACCAGCTACATGATACCATGTGTCATCTTCAGGTAGGATGTTGGATGCTGTCCAGACGGTATTGCCTGCTTCCCCGAAAGGCGCGAACTCGAATTTGCCATTAGCAGCCCGTTGTAACAGGTAACACATGTCGACTTGCCATCCTTGTGCTTTTGTCACTAACCCGTGCCAGTCGTTCGGCCTGTAAGTGCCTTGAACCCAGATGACGATTGTGAGTGCCTCACTGAGTTCGGTATCCAAGGTTTTATGGTCAGGGACGCTGACGTAATCACCTGCACCATCCAATTCCAGGGCGTTGCCAAATTTGCCACCGGGGACCCAATTCGGGTCACCCTCCAGTGTGCCATCATTGCCGTTTCCAGAGGAATCGGATGCCGTGTCACCATCGGTCTCGTTAAAGAGCCATACGCCAACGGCAGTTGTTGGATCGATTTCAGCGTTGCTGTATCTCAAGGATATGGCAAGGCAGCACAGGATACCGAAAATTATGACTGTTAGACGCATCATTTGATTCACCTCCATTAGGTTCATCTGAAGTCTACTTTAGTCTTCGTTATGCCTGATATTTTCAAACGCAGAAAAAAATCGTCAATTTCGCAGAGAAGTGATACAATATCCGTAGAGGCTATTTTTCTGAAATGTGAGTTCCCGCAATTATACCAAAGCGGTTCTCTTTTTACCATATTTTTCTGGAACTTACGTTTTAATGGCAAGATCCATTTTGTGCTGTTGTGTGGCATGGATGCGCCATTTTCCAATGCAGATGTCAAATTAGTACCCGTGTGTGATGCCTTACATACGGGTCAACAAACGTTAGAGATAAAAGGGTATTCAAATGACTTATCAACCTCTTGCTGAAGTGCGAAAAACGCTGCGTGTCAAATGGTACCGGAGTAAAATAGACCACACAACCTTACGGAATTTATCAAAACGGAGCGACTCGCAAGGCTGGTTTCAGGCTGGTGGGCATCTTGCCCTCTGGTTATTGACGGGTAGTTTGGTTTACTTCTTTTGGTCACAAACGATATGGCTCGGTTTTTTCATTGCCTTGTTTGTGCATGGTACGGTCGCCAGTTTTTTCAAAGGGACAGCCAACCACGAATTGGGACACGGCACTGTGTTTCGTACCAAATGGCTGAACAAATTTTTCCTTTCCCTACTGAGCCTCATAAGTTGGTGGGATCATTTTGACTACGCCAGTAGCCATACCTATCATCATCGCTACACCTTGTACCCCGAAGGCGATCGCGAAAATCTTCTCCCGCTTGAACCCAAGTTAGGTTCCTTGTTCGTCCTCCAACTATTCACCATAAATTTGCTCACGCAACCCGGTCGCACCTTTAGCAAAGGCGGGTTGATTGCTGCGGTTATCTGTACCATCCGCAGTGCGTTTGGTAAAGAGGGACCGCCAGAGGTTCCGAGTCAAGAGTGGTTGGCATCCTTACATACTGACCAACCCGAAGAGCATAAAAAATCGATGGGGTGGTCTCGGGTTCTACTCCTTTTTCACGGCACGCTGTTTGTCGTTTCACTCACTACTGGCTATTGGGTTTTTCCGCTTATCATCACTGCCAGCGCATTCATTGCAAACTGGGGATCCTATGTCGTTTCTCTGACCCAACATTGTGGTTTAAAGGAAAATGATCCTGACTTCCGCAAATCCACACGGTCAATCAAGCTCAATCCGTTGGCAGAGTTTTTGTATTGGCGTATGAATTGGCACATTGAGCATCACATGTTTGCAGGTGTGCCCTGCTACAATTTGAAAAAATTGCATCATCTGCTTGCCGAAGATATGCCCGAACTGCGCACGCTTTTCGGAGCTTGGCGAGAAATGCGCGAAACTTGGCGGCGGCAAAAAACTGATCCCGACTACTTTTTTGATACGCCACTTCCACCAACGGCTCAGCATATACCCACGGAAGCATCTAATCTTCTGGAAAGTTCCATCGGGGAATTGGCACCTAAAGGGTTGAAATAAGGCATCTATAAGAGGTATTTTTCTGTTCTTGGAAAGGAGTATTGTATGAGACATAATGAAGTGCGATGGGAACGGATGTTTCCTGATGAGTTAGAAGCGGCATTAGCGGCGTGTCCAATGGTGTATCTACCTTATGGGTTGTGCGAACCGCACGGTTGGCACAATGCAGTCGGAATGGATGCGATTCGGGCACACGAATGCTCCTGTCAGGCGGCGGAAGCACACGGTGGAATTGTGGCACCCCCATTTTATTGGCACTGCCATGAGATTGGTGGCTACGGTTCATGGGGACACAATCAAGTTAATCAAGAACGACCCTGGCTAACAGCGATACCACCGTGGATGTTTTTGAAGAATATTTGCTATCACATTCGAGCGGTGGATGCATTGGGGTTCCAAGGTGCGATTCTGTTTTCGGGGCATTCGGGTCCGCATCGGTTAGACGTACCAATAGTGATTGACATTATGCAGGCACATGTCGGTGTTCGGATGTATTCGACGATGAGCATAGGCGCGGATATTGAGCGTTTCGAGGATGGTAAAGGATTGGGTGGACACGCCGGACGCGGCGAAACCTCTGTGCTTTGGGCAGTCGCTCCCGATTGTGTGGATATGTCGCGGATGCCGACGGATGATACACGCGCCCCTCATTTTGCAATGGGGTCTTTCAACGAGTCCTCGAGCCGTCGCGTTGGAGAACAGATGGTCGCAGATATTGTGGCGCATTTTGGTGAAAAGACGAAGGAGTTGCTGTCTGCTTATGAAGCGGAGGTGTCGAATCGAACACCGTTGACGTTTGATGATGTCGAAGGGATTTGGGAAGACGAAATCCGACCGAAGTTGGCTGAGTTTGCTTCTCTGCAGCCTCCCGAACCATCACCACCCGCTAATTCTCGGTGGTATCCCAACTCACAACCTCCCAAAGGACGGGTCCTGTAGAACGCAAAGTGATTTTCAGCATTAAAACTTCAGTTTTGATCTGCTGCCGGATTGGAAGCGTGGAAGTATGGAAGCAAACAAACAGATTTTCTTGAAACCCTAAAATTTATCAAATTCTTTAGAGGCAAAACTCTGGCTTTCAAGCCAGAGATGTAGCCTCTGCGGATGGCGTAGTTAAACTGGTATTTCTCAAAAGATTGTTTGTTTCAATAGTTATATGTGTTCTTGTGGGTAGGGTTCATGAAAATGCGCGGCGATGACAGACAAGAGCTGCCTATCTCCGGAAAGTTGAAGTTTTATGTGATGAAAAGTGAGTCGTGTTGAGCGACTGACTTGCTGTATCATGAGATAACTGAGAACCTTTATGCCCAATGTGCCATAGGCACCATTTCGGTGATGCAAACTCATTGCCGAAAGTCGGAGATCGGTCTTCAGATGTCGCCAAAACTGTTCAATGCCATGGTGTTGGGCCCAAATATGCAGGGTCTCTGCGGCGCGTAAAGGTCTCCCAAAGACCAGCATTGTTTGCGTCTTAGCGTTGGCTGAAAAGCAGAGGAGCACGAGTTGCCGAAAAGTCGGACTTTTTGCTCGAAAACGCCGCACGGGTTTATCACACCCCCATTGCTGGGTCAGCAACTTCACGGTCTTCTTATGTGCTGAAAGTTTGGCAGTTTTAGCGTCAATCTCCATAACGTAGTTGCTTTTACCATGAACAAGGATGCGAGTAAATCCTAAATCTAACAACGTTTCAATGAGAGTTTTACTGCCATACCAAGAATCAAAGGTGATTGGATACTTTC from Candidatus Poribacteria bacterium encodes:
- a CDS encoding Gfo/Idh/MocA family oxidoreductase, coding for MYKSAILGCRGRARGHARAYQHVKGGKLAAICDMKEDLLNDFGDEFGIDARYTDLDEMLSKEKPDLLHIVTAPVLRGSNERIRYPLMNQASEHGVPAAIVEKPIAVESEDWRQISELAERTKTKFVVNTQLNFHPQNLTLKQDVAEGKIGAIKFIEASARNPPVDQAPHVLQLVSSYIDNSRPVKVQGQISGAGQLDSAQPSPANATALVTYANGVQASVAFGPEMAPRVLPDTSNNRHKRVCVFGETGFVHWRFESWERNLPETGYEGGDLSYGDQDVIAQGGLTDAVFEWLDDESKVHPTHLKQSLAEFNLLLGIYYSGLTNTIVELPFDPPDGMIDMFRERL
- a CDS encoding cupin domain-containing protein, producing the protein MKRLIFEDLYSWSVFSPERQVDFNGHLWVRPDGNILIDPVAMSDADQEHLTALGGVRSIVLTNADHEREAAALREQTGADVIVHEADADALSIRPTRTVQDREAIVPGLHAVHLGYGKSPGEIALYFPEKGTVLFGDLVVGAPMGALTLLADEKLADPPKAALELRKILGLRFNTILVGDGHSIFKDARQHLVDCLQARRDIYINRIHIDEVEWQYKNAPHPYDFEDKDIDPLIGGKNLGYRVIRLLPGKMSFPMHFHNFGEEMCYVMEGACTLKTPRGDAEVREGDFIAFPPGTIGAHKFVNNSDAPVVLFILGTTTPHDVSEYPDSNKVLPYVVGKIYRKDPSLSYWDGEV
- a CDS encoding phytanoyl-CoA dioxygenase family protein, translating into MDNELMSNEENYAFDVAGYLHVPGVLTQEEVAALNEALDAVADSEMLLGGLHRELFRDLLVHPKVVWYLNQIVGHGFRLDQAPRLLGNREGEVGMTLFGGDEPRNPSQAYFLQNGQRSSQGVRAIWVLDDVAEEDGGLVVVQASHKSNVETPRDLTTGVDDMGLVIQPELKAGDLFLVASATLQGVRPWKNGSKKLLTYWYAGRAAIQSNPDGPNAETEALPRWADEATPAQKAVMYVPGFKGSSPSPVLNTDGEETWVEEGTSVIHPSIYTRDPISGIDEKEFYFWDLNGYLVIRGVMDEEWLAAANEAVDKFQDRIVVGSELARGSISQAGTGRPLLPGLLDLPDPYNEPFRRMIAHPAVVHRLNWMGGSGYRTGGATVFCAVQGTSGHSLHDGNEPMSPSRGYYFKNGRSYCETVTITWQLRDVEPELGGFACVPGSHKTQYPSPRGIRTCDDTMGLVVQPVMKAGDVLFFMDGGCTHGALAWKNPIPRRGVLIKYQSKNSNWGGGVIDPQDRWGDMVEDMTEAQFAVMRGPERDGRHRTVPRLVVHDGQVSVSYDPDGDSYSSKYRKPGEKRE
- a CDS encoding LamG domain-containing protein → MMRLTVIIFGILCCLAISLRYSNAEIDPTTAVGVWLFNETDGDTASDSSGNGNDGTLEGDPNWVPGGKFGNALELDGAGDYVSVPDHKTLDTELSEALTIVIWVQGTYRPNDWHGLVTKAQGWQVDMCYLLQRAANGKFEFAPFGEAGNTVWTASNILPEDDTWYHVAGVYTGEEAQIYVDGVLSGTRVFSADIADTNAPVVIGTNYPTGIQPVNGLIDEAAIFSVALEEEDINAIMNDGLEETLGILAVEPSDKLAVTWGDLKVGNDK
- a CDS encoding fatty acid desaturase — protein: MTYQPLAEVRKTLRVKWYRSKIDHTTLRNLSKRSDSQGWFQAGGHLALWLLTGSLVYFFWSQTIWLGFFIALFVHGTVASFFKGTANHELGHGTVFRTKWLNKFFLSLLSLISWWDHFDYASSHTYHHRYTLYPEGDRENLLPLEPKLGSLFVLQLFTINLLTQPGRTFSKGGLIAAVICTIRSAFGKEGPPEVPSQEWLASLHTDQPEEHKKSMGWSRVLLLFHGTLFVVSLTTGYWVFPLIITASAFIANWGSYVVSLTQHCGLKENDPDFRKSTRSIKLNPLAEFLYWRMNWHIEHHMFAGVPCYNLKKLHHLLAEDMPELRTLFGAWREMRETWRRQKTDPDYFFDTPLPPTAQHIPTEASNLLESSIGELAPKGLK
- a CDS encoding creatininase family protein; amino-acid sequence: MRHNEVRWERMFPDELEAALAACPMVYLPYGLCEPHGWHNAVGMDAIRAHECSCQAAEAHGGIVAPPFYWHCHEIGGYGSWGHNQVNQERPWLTAIPPWMFLKNICYHIRAVDALGFQGAILFSGHSGPHRLDVPIVIDIMQAHVGVRMYSTMSIGADIERFEDGKGLGGHAGRGETSVLWAVAPDCVDMSRMPTDDTRAPHFAMGSFNESSSRRVGEQMVADIVAHFGEKTKELLSAYEAEVSNRTPLTFDDVEGIWEDEIRPKLAEFASLQPPEPSPPANSRWYPNSQPPKGRVL
- a CDS encoding transposase — its product is MRHHIIRAAGFFQSAFYATAPKMTSELAETLLLLSTGHLFGLYNPNQVADALSISKNKRYRDLKEMSLYQWKSLLVGVASTIAIEAIRQTESKSASTQSRRCITISVDDTNDPRYAKTLSYGYKWWSTQQKQAIKGRNILAITLKIGDVILPLNIRIVSKQGRGNTDKPTCFRTMIQEVLEVFDAQGIDLRKYPITFDSWYGSKTLIETLLDLGFTRILVHGKSNYVMEIDAKTAKLSAHKKTVKLLTQQWGCDKPVRRFRAKSPTFRQLVLLCFSANAKTQTMLVFGRPLRAAETLHIWAQHHGIEQFWRHLKTDLRLSAMSLHHRNGAYGTLGIKVLSYLMIQQVSRSTRLTFHHIKLQLSGDRQLLSVIAAHFHEPYPQEHI